The genomic segment CAAGCTTTACCGAATACCGCCCTTTGGCATCGTTTAGAAAAAGAAGGACGATTAATTACCCAAACGGGAAATGTCAATCAAACCACCTTAATGAATTTTATTCCCACTCGACCCCTTGAAGAAATTGCCCATGAATATGTTAATGGATTTTGGGAATTATACGATCCACAACGCTATTTAGATCGAACCTATCGACATTTTATGATGATCGGTGAGCCTAAAACCAATTCCATTGGCAGTAAATTAGTGGATTTGACAACGCTGCGAGCGCTCTTTATTTTATGTTGGTATCAAGGAGTTGTACGCAAGACTCGTTGGACGTTTTGGCGCTATTTATGGAATATTTTAAAACACAAACCTCGCGTTTTAGATCATTATTTAGTCGTTTGTGCACAGGTCGAACATTTCTATGAATATCGCGCCATTGTCAAAGAAAAAATTGAGCGTCAACTAAAAGAGCTACCCGTAGAAACCCAACGTCAGCTAACGACTATTGCTCAATAGTTGACCGACACCGGGTTTTTGAACAGCAGAAACCCGGTTTCTTAAGTTGTGTGGGTTACTCCTGCTGTTTTCTGTATGTTGACCCTATCTTGTGGGAAAATTAATTCAATTATTTTGTTAATCAAACTTCCACTCAGAAAAAAACAGTGCCTCCGACTTATCTACACCAACATCGGAATATGAGGGTTGCTCAAACACGACGTCAGTTTTTGCAGACTTCCGTTGCAGCGATGGTGGCATCGTCCCTCTCAAGCTGTGGTTGGACATTAGCTGAGGTCAAAACAACCCCCAATACCCAGGTGTCCTCAGATACCTTGTATATCTATACTTGGGCAGGTTACACCGATCAAGATTTGTTAGATCGATTTCGAGAGGAAACCGGGTTAAAGGTTGTGGCGGATGTCTTCGACTCTAACGAAGCCATGTTAGCACGACTACAAGCGGGAGGAGCCGGAGCTTATAGTGTCATCTATCCTTCGGAATATATGGTTCAGAAAATGGCAACATTAGGGCTATTAACTGAATTGGATCGTTCCTTATTGGTGGGATTAGAAGATTTATTTCCGCAATTTCAAGACCCGGGTTATGACCCTGGGGGTCGTTATAGTGTACCGATTAGTTGGGGAACAACGGGGTTAATTTTTAATCCTAAAAATCTCCAAACTCCTCCGCAAGATTGGGATTACCTTTGGAAATATAAAGATCAATTATCAAAGCGGTTCACGTTACTCAATGATGTGCGAGAAGTAATGGGAGCTACCTTAAGAATGTTAGGCTATTCTTATAATTCCACTGATCCAAATCAAATTCGTCAAGCTTATGAAAAATTAGTGACATTACGTCCAGCGATCGCTTCTTTTTCAACGGATTCTTGGCGACCTCAAATGATTGTTGGGGATTTATTTGTTGCCATGTGTTATTCCTCCGATGCTGCCGAAATTATGGAGGAAAATGAGGATTTAAGATATATTACTCCTGATAGTGGATCATCGTTATGGACGGATACAATGGTGATTCCTAAAAGTGCTCCTAACCCCGATGCAGCCTATAAATGGATTAATTTTATGTTGCAACCGGATGTCGCAGCAACCTTAGTTAAACGATTAAAATTTGCCACGCCTTCAAGATTAGCCTATGAAAGATTACCAGAAATTTTAAGAAATGATCCGACCTTATTTCCGCCTGAATCTGTTATTGCTAGGAGTGAAGCAATTTCCCCCGTCGGTAAAGCCACTGAAATTTATGAACGCTATTGGACACAATTAACCAGTTAGGTGTTGACTGTTAACCGTTAACCAACAACCGACAACCGACAACAAAACTATGGCTATTTCCACAAAAACTCCGATGACTTCTCCTCCACAACCTGTTAAAAAGGGATGGCGACAACGAGCGTCTCAATGGCTTGGGCCTTTAGTGTTATTAGGGCCTTCTGGGTTGTGGTTATTACTCTTATTAGTATTCCCGACGTTATTAATTTTTGAACTCAGTTTAGTTAAGGATATTCGTCCGGGGGATTTGGTGATTCCCAATGGAATTGCTAATTATTTACGGGTATTTGAACCGATTAATTTATTAGTCATTTGGCGATCGCTATTTTTTGCCTTTGGAACAACAGTTCTGTGTTTACTCTTAGGATTTCCGGTTGCTTATTGGATTGCTCAATTAGCCCCTAAACGCTGGCGAAATGTAATCTTATTAGCCTTTGTTTTACCGTTATGGACATCTTCTTTATTAAGAACCTATGCCTGGATTACCATATTAAGACCAACGGGGGTTTTAAATTCAGTTTTAGCATTGATTGGATTACCTGCCTTAGAATTATTGAATCGAACTCCGGCGGTTTTAATTGGTATGGCTTATAGTTATTTACCTTATATGGTCACGGTTTTATATGCCTCTTTAGAAAAATTAGATCAGCGTTTATTAGAAGCGTCTGCGGATTTAGGCGCGAAACCCGTTGAAACCTTTTGGAAAGTCACAGTTCCCCAAACCTTACCCGGTATTGCCGCCGGATCATTACTGGTTTTTATTAGTTCCCTGGGGGATTTTGTAGACCCAGAATTATTGGGGGGAGCATCAAGTATGACCGTTTCCCGGTTAATTTATAATCAATTTTTAGGCTTAACTCAAAATTGGGGCTTTGGTTCAGCCTTGAGTATGGTGTTAATATTTGGGGTGAGTATTGCGATCGCACTTTTAATTAAATACGGGGATGCTAAACCTTCTCGCTAATAGGAATTAGGAAGAATTTATGCAAGACATTAAACAACAACCAGAGGAGATGCTTGATATGGCTTCTAAACCAAAGTTTAGAATTTCTTGGCAGGTGATTTTCGTCGGTTTAATGTTTTTTTATATGTACCTGCCGATTTTGGTTTTAACGTTTTATAGCTTTAATAAATCTCGATATAGTGCAGGCTGGGAGGGATTTACTTTAGAATGGTATATTAAATTATTTCAAGATAGCCGGATTTTAACCGCTTTAAAAAATAGTTTAACGGTGGGAATTTCTGCCGTCGCAATTGCGGCGGTTATTGGTACATTAATGGCCGTAGGATTAGCCCGTTATCGTTTTCCCGGAAAAGGACTTTATCAAGGAGTTTCCTATTTACCGTTAATTATTCCTGATATTGCCATGGCGGTGGCAACTTTGGTGTTTTTAGCCGCCGTTGCCATTCCCCTGAGTTTATGGACAATTGTAGCCGCCCATGTGGTGTTTTGTTTAGCTTATGTTGCCTTAGTGGTTTCAACGAGATTAGCAGATTTAGATCCCCATTTAGAAGAAGCTGCTTTAGATTTAGGAGCGACTCCCCTCGAAGCATTTATTCAAGTTTTATTACCTCAATTAATGCCGGGGATTATATCAGGTTGTTTACTGGCTTTTGTGTTAAGTATGGATGATTTTTTAATTGCTAGTTTTACGGCAGGAAGTGGGGCAAATACATTACCAATGGAAATTTTTAGTCGAATTAGAACAGGGGTAAAACCTGATATTAATGCCTTAAGTGTAATCTTAATTATCGCCTCTGGATTTTTAGCTATATTTGGGGAATACTTACGCAGTCAAGGGGAAGGAAAACGGATGAGAAATTAGTCCAGGGTTGTTTCATAATTTAATGTAGGGTGCGTAAGGCGAAACCGCACGCACTATCTGTGATAAAAATTGATTAGAAAAATTGATTAGATTGTAGCTATCTCTGAGACATTTTTGGTGCGTGCGTTGTGCTTACACACCCTACAGAAGAAAAAATCAAGCTGGAATTGTTAAAAAAAAATAAAATTATGTCAAAAAAACGTTGATTTATGTTATAATTTAATTTAATTTTTTATTTATTGATTTAATAATTGATTTAATTATTTTAATTAGAATTAAATTTAAAAAAAAATTTTTACGAACTAAACTCATTAACAACAATGGCTCGGACGGTTTTTAGGTAAACGGCTGAAACCTTTATTTTATGGTTTGCCAGCTTGCTATTCTGGAGTCCGAAACCCCCGCTACCCATCACAAAGTGCCCGAAATATTGTTACCAACAAAACTAAACTTGAAAACCTTGACCGATTGTTTTTAATCAGTCTACTGGTTTTTTCTCCATAAAAATTTTACGGAATCAGGATTGTAGGATTATGACACAACATCCTCAAGACCCTAGCGTTGAGCCATTTTTTGTGGTGGGAATCGGAGCATCAGCCGGAGGATTACACCCCTTAGAACTATTTTTTACTAACTTACCCAATAATCCGGGTGCGGCTTTTGTGGTGGTGCAACATCTTTCTCCCGATTTTCCGAGTTTCATGCCCGAATTAATCCAAAGACGCACTTCACTGGAAGTTAAACTCATCGAAGATAGAATGGAGTTACAGCCCAATTGCATCTATATATTACCGCCTCGTTATGATGTAAAAGTTGAACAAAATTGTTTACGACTGCAAGAATATACGGGTGATCAAATTCATTATCCCATCAATGTTTTTTTCCATTCCTTAGCAGAAGAATGGGGGGAAAAAGTCATCGGTATTTTGCTATCGGGAATTGGAAACGATGGTACAGAGGGATTACAAGTTATTAGTCAAAAAAGAGGTATTGCTCTGATTCAATCCCCAGAAACCGCCCAATTTACCAGTATGCCCAGTAGCGCCATTCCGAGTGACAGTTTGGATGAGATTTTATCGCCTCAAGATTTAGCCCAAACGGTTTATAATTTAGTTCACTATTCCCAAAACTATCCAATTGCTCAAGCTCAGCCTGGAGCGTTAATTCCCGTTGAACAATTGGAACAAATTCTCGCGCTTTTATCGCAATACGAACAAATCGACTTTTCTCACTATAAAATTAGTACCCTTAGCCGTCGAATTCTCAATCGTTGTGCGCTCACCGAATGTGCCGATTTAAGCCAGTATATTATCTTATTAACCGAGTCAGAAATTGAAAGAAAACTACTTCGTCAAGATTTATTAATTAGTGTTACTCAATTCTTTCGAGATCCTCCAGCTTGGACTTTTATAGAAAACCAAGTTTTACCTCAGTTAATCGAATCTTTAGCACCTAAACAACACCTGAGAGTCTGGATTCCCGGTTGTGCTACGGGAGAAGAAGCTTATTCTTTAGCCATTTTAATTGATGAAGCACTTGAGGCAGCAAACAAAGAGATTATTGTTAAAATATTTGCCACCGATCTTGATAGTAAAGCCTTGGAGGTTGCTTCGCGAGGAATTTATAGTGAAAGCATTAAAAATGATATTACTCCTGAGCGTTTAGAGAAATACTTTATCGATCAATCCGGTTCATACAAAGTTAAACGAGATTTACGCCAGATGTTAATCATTGCCCCCCATGATTTAACTAAAAATGCGGGTTTTTCTAAGATGAATTTCGTGAGTTGCCGGAATGTACTGATTTATATGCAGCCCCAACTTCAGCAACAAGTGTTAAGTTTACTGCATTTTGCCTTAGTATCCCAAGGGATTTTATTTTTGGGGAATGCGGAAACTTTAGGGGAATTGGAAACCGAATTTATCGAGATTGAGCAACGATGGAAAATCTTCCGCAAACGTCGAGAAATTCAATTGACGTTGATGCCATTATCGCAGCAACCCTTATTAGCATCCATCATCTCAGCAACTCCATCATCTAACCGCCCTATTTTTCAGTTTGAACGGATTTTAGATTCGGTTTTTGACCTTTGTTTTACAGAACAACGTTTAACTTGCGTATTAGTGAATCAAAACAGCAAATTAGTTCATATTTTTCATGATGGTGCTCATCTCCTTTCCCTTCCTACCGGACAGCCTAAATTAGAGATTACTGAACTGGTTCCTACTCCTTTACAATTACCCCTGAGAACGGCTCTACATCGAGCTAAACGAGATCAACAAAATGTTCTGTATACGGGCATTCATTTAACTCGAAATGGGATCAATGAGGTCGTTAATTTAAAAATAGCATTTCCGGGTAAAGACCTCGTTCTGAATGAATTAATGTTGATTTTATTAGAGGTAGAAACCGATTTAAAAGATGAATCTCACAAAATTGAGTTTGAGGTAGATATTGAACCCAGCAAACAAATTGCTGAGTTAGAATATGAACTCCAACAAACGCAAGAAAATTTACAAGCCACCATTGAAGAATTAAAAGCGACGAATGAAGAACAACAGGCAACCAATGAAGAATTACTGGCTTCTAATGAGGAATTGCAAAGTACCAATGAAGAATTACAGTCTGTGAATGAAGAACTGTATACCGTCAATGCCGAATATCAAATTAAAATTCAACAACTCACGGAACTGACCGCCGATGTTGATAATTTATTACGGAGTACCAATATCGGGGTAATCTTCCTTGATAATCATCTCAATATTAGAAAATTTACGCCAACAGCTAGTAATATTATTAATATCATTCCTTCAGACGTTAATCGCCCCTTAACCCATTTAACCCACAATTTAAACTGTCCTAATTTAGTCGAAATTTTATCAAATTTTGTGGTGCATCAAATTCCGATTGAACTAGAAGTGATCAATCAAATCACCGGGGAAAACCTGTTAATGCGAGTGAATAGTTATCGAGGGGAAAACCACAATAATAATGGATTAGTTGTTACTTTTGTCAATATTAATGAATTAAAAAGTATCCAAAATGAACTGCAAGCCAGTAAGAATTGGTTAGAAAATATTTATATTAGTAGTCCTGTGGGGTTATGTTTAGTCGATCAAGACCTCAAATTTGTAAAAATTAATGAAAACTTAGCCAAGATTAATGGCTTGTCTGTCGCAGAATCTTTGGGGAAAACCGGACAGGAATTATTTCCAGACTTAGCAAATATTTATGAACCTTTGGTGCGTCAAGTCTTAGAAACAGGTCAAGCCATTAGAAATATGGAACTTCAAGCTGTGACACCTGGATCTAAACAAAAAAGATATTGGATAGTAAACTATTATCCTGTTTTGTTAGAAAATCAACAACCCGGAGTCGGTGCGGTGATTACAGAAATCACGGAACAAAAACAAATTCAACAGGAACTCGAAAGATCACAAAATTGCCTAGAAGAAGCTCAAAGTATTGCCCATCTGGGGAATTGGCAATTAAATCTTCAGACCCGAAAAATTCGCTTGTCAAAGGAATTGTTTAACATTATTGGTTTTGATTTTAATCTGGAAGAACCCAGTTTAAATCAGTTAATTACCAAAATCCATATTGACGATCAAGCTGAATTTATACAAGCTTTAGAGCAACTCAAAACCCAAGGAATTAGCTATAATCTCGATTGTAGAATTATTCGTCATCAGGATAGGGTGATTCGTTATATTAATACCCTTGGTAAACCCATTTATAACGAACAGAATCAGATGACTGATATCT from the Planktothrix tepida PCC 9214 genome contains:
- a CDS encoding ABC transporter permease; this encodes MQDIKQQPEEMLDMASKPKFRISWQVIFVGLMFFYMYLPILVLTFYSFNKSRYSAGWEGFTLEWYIKLFQDSRILTALKNSLTVGISAVAIAAVIGTLMAVGLARYRFPGKGLYQGVSYLPLIIPDIAMAVATLVFLAAVAIPLSLWTIVAAHVVFCLAYVALVVSTRLADLDPHLEEAALDLGATPLEAFIQVLLPQLMPGIISGCLLAFVLSMDDFLIASFTAGSGANTLPMEIFSRIRTGVKPDINALSVILIIASGFLAIFGEYLRSQGEGKRMRN
- a CDS encoding ABC transporter substrate-binding protein produces the protein MRVAQTRRQFLQTSVAAMVASSLSSCGWTLAEVKTTPNTQVSSDTLYIYTWAGYTDQDLLDRFREETGLKVVADVFDSNEAMLARLQAGGAGAYSVIYPSEYMVQKMATLGLLTELDRSLLVGLEDLFPQFQDPGYDPGGRYSVPISWGTTGLIFNPKNLQTPPQDWDYLWKYKDQLSKRFTLLNDVREVMGATLRMLGYSYNSTDPNQIRQAYEKLVTLRPAIASFSTDSWRPQMIVGDLFVAMCYSSDAAEIMEENEDLRYITPDSGSSLWTDTMVIPKSAPNPDAAYKWINFMLQPDVAATLVKRLKFATPSRLAYERLPEILRNDPTLFPPESVIARSEAISPVGKATEIYERYWTQLTS
- a CDS encoding ABC transporter permease: MAISTKTPMTSPPQPVKKGWRQRASQWLGPLVLLGPSGLWLLLLLVFPTLLIFELSLVKDIRPGDLVIPNGIANYLRVFEPINLLVIWRSLFFAFGTTVLCLLLGFPVAYWIAQLAPKRWRNVILLAFVLPLWTSSLLRTYAWITILRPTGVLNSVLALIGLPALELLNRTPAVLIGMAYSYLPYMVTVLYASLEKLDQRLLEASADLGAKPVETFWKVTVPQTLPGIAAGSLLVFISSLGDFVDPELLGGASSMTVSRLIYNQFLGLTQNWGFGSALSMVLIFGVSIAIALLIKYGDAKPSR
- a CDS encoding chemotaxis protein CheB, encoding MTQHPQDPSVEPFFVVGIGASAGGLHPLELFFTNLPNNPGAAFVVVQHLSPDFPSFMPELIQRRTSLEVKLIEDRMELQPNCIYILPPRYDVKVEQNCLRLQEYTGDQIHYPINVFFHSLAEEWGEKVIGILLSGIGNDGTEGLQVISQKRGIALIQSPETAQFTSMPSSAIPSDSLDEILSPQDLAQTVYNLVHYSQNYPIAQAQPGALIPVEQLEQILALLSQYEQIDFSHYKISTLSRRILNRCALTECADLSQYIILLTESEIERKLLRQDLLISVTQFFRDPPAWTFIENQVLPQLIESLAPKQHLRVWIPGCATGEEAYSLAILIDEALEAANKEIIVKIFATDLDSKALEVASRGIYSESIKNDITPERLEKYFIDQSGSYKVKRDLRQMLIIAPHDLTKNAGFSKMNFVSCRNVLIYMQPQLQQQVLSLLHFALVSQGILFLGNAETLGELETEFIEIEQRWKIFRKRREIQLTLMPLSQQPLLASIISATPSSNRPIFQFERILDSVFDLCFTEQRLTCVLVNQNSKLVHIFHDGAHLLSLPTGQPKLEITELVPTPLQLPLRTALHRAKRDQQNVLYTGIHLTRNGINEVVNLKIAFPGKDLVLNELMLILLEVETDLKDESHKIEFEVDIEPSKQIAELEYELQQTQENLQATIEELKATNEEQQATNEELLASNEELQSTNEELQSVNEELYTVNAEYQIKIQQLTELTADVDNLLRSTNIGVIFLDNHLNIRKFTPTASNIINIIPSDVNRPLTHLTHNLNCPNLVEILSNFVVHQIPIELEVINQITGENLLMRVNSYRGENHNNNGLVVTFVNINELKSIQNELQASKNWLENIYISSPVGLCLVDQDLKFVKINENLAKINGLSVAESLGKTGQELFPDLANIYEPLVRQVLETGQAIRNMELQAVTPGSKQKRYWIVNYYPVLLENQQPGVGAVITEITEQKQIQQELERSQNCLEEAQSIAHLGNWQLNLQTRKIRLSKELFNIIGFDFNLEEPSLNQLITKIHIDDQAEFIQALEQLKTQGISYNLDCRIIRHQDRVIRYINTLGKPIYNEQNQMTDIYGTILDISDRKQAEIALSQAKEAAEAGTKAKSDFLANMSHEIRTPMNALIGITELLSRTNLSDEQKKLVNMIRESGDHLLRIINDILDFSKIESGHIELEEQRFILTDVIQSVCDLLQGEALNKKIDLTYEIDSDIPTEFLGDSFRLSQILLNLVGNAVKFTDQGIVKITVNGQLISGNKQQQLALNQGEYYELMIAIHDQGIGIQDNQLNQLFHPFTQADTSMSRKYGGTGLGLVISQNLINLMGGTIWVESLGNIGGNPPQNWVYNSDNSQTQGATFYFTLVLKMISETNMNPPTTSDSELDEPEIIFEDFPLKILIVDDDLINQQFLLLLLDEFCGYTADIVNNGLEVLEKLKTQSYDVIFMDMQMPQMDGITATKMIRQSAQAQPWIIAVTANILGEKIEQCLQAGMNDYLSKPILVENFLRALSKYFREQGRGNYEL